A region from the Acyrthosiphon pisum isolate AL4f chromosome A1, pea_aphid_22Mar2018_4r6ur, whole genome shotgun sequence genome encodes:
- the LOC107884535 gene encoding uncharacterized protein LOC107884535 isoform X3 yields the protein MTKECVLKLVDDQTNILNFKNNYDQNMELTEDEMVEIIGENLRNFCKDKIIILNNFDNNRFSRSKRSTEKKRYQGQTQTQFVSFGSKNSNQKTKNGLAEALSQPDLSRATVSGLNGMGQAQSQSSFGECDECPGQDYRTHSTQVDNSHLVRFPSLRPTNSVPQNENSRPYSISNTNRQAPGLQNEENQREHSINGQYPDTYPGSGTNIKLPGNQDHGYGVRPLVDGEYRGSGTNNKLPGNQYQGYGITPSIDGQYTSSGTNNKLPGNQNQGYGINPSIVGQYPGLGTNNNLPGNRDHGYGNVPYSYGQYPDKNQGSDSKNTTELGNIDSGRVYSSANEQNPNLANTNSPEFKKNVNNDAVNPNTYSINSSPFNPSSWEYANKIDSSNPNLDQQINQSGFPNIPSGLGHGILTPHNTPNSEWTRPSYNPQVPVTTSIGHQNKPANYPPIFIPNHQQQMPNVLGQLTPSMPISSDANSQNEQRIKNEAAGTIHNGYPLSSNIHGGQDYTTLNLPSLCNFLYQTCLNAMSNNKKLNEFQITNAQNNERIPNEGKQVGITQVPITQQQRYPLYGGGNNQNQIQLSYGLPQDTLGSGVPNVQHPGYTPSGVNLNPIQTSYGQPQSTLGSGGSGYQQPGYASSGGNINQIQPSYGQSQGALGTGGSGVQQPGYIPSGGNINQIQPSYGHSQGTLGSGGTGYQQPGYASSGGNINSIQPSYSQPQGTLGSGGSGYQQPGYASSGGNINQFQPSFGQPHGTLGSGGTGYQQPGYASSGGNLNPIQPSYGQPQSTLSSGGSGYQQPGYASSGGNINQNQIQPSYGQSHGTLGSGGTGYQQPGYASSGGNLNPIQPSYGQPQSTLSSGGSGVQQSGNVPLGGNINQIQPQGTLGSGGTVVQQPGYASLGRNINQIQPQGTLGSGGSGVQQSGNVPSGVNINQIQPSYGQPHGTLYSGGTGVQQPGYASSGENLNPIQPSYGQPHGTLGSGGSGVQQSGNVPSGVNINQIQPTYGQPQGTLGSGGSGVQQSGNVPSGGNINQIQPQGTLGSGGSGYQQPGNVPSGVNINQIQPSYGQPQGTLGSGGSGVQQSGNVPSGGNINQIQPQGTLGSGGSGYQQPGNVPSGVNINQIQPSYGQPHGTLYSGGTGVQQPGYASSGGNLNPIQPSYGQPHGTLGSGGSGVQQSGNVPSGVNINQIQPTYGQPQGTLGSGGSGVQQSGNIPSGVNINQIQPSYGQPQGTLGSGGSGVQQSGNGPSGVNINQIQPSYGQPQGTLGSGGSGVQQSGNVPSGVNINQMQPNYDQPQDTLGSGGTGVQQPGYNLPPGEPNRNRLSSVQSPLDGKRVPQSYPGSYGDNSFRGPSLKPESDIGNINPSLNPIIGGQFGTDISSGGSVTPIDTEGGDAQSMTNVDVDGQETRASASAQGKSKTGMSQTQVSGSYLGTGTFSAQAQTSDSDKGAQSQIVSNTNGTTSTAQGKGGRGQAQSQVLYNSDNGIALGEAQSSGINYGTNTQLQAGIKGGVADAQSTGPGSTSSQAQIGFLPQESNNSTNQKSLFKGSGATSAQAGSYSGQSQSQLFGSYKHGISYNGAAQASSGKKLQNLPKLNMADAKLKIGQLERSNNEVKNQTNALPNVQPIPNVLRSQNQVDNSNVDNQKQQNISSTQTPSILPQESSKNIDVYPEYEDNDEYDEDSDESVNTKSVQTKKETIPKQEQNIILKLDDKHDAQITRDSDSQLKSGQVLDAGQVIPGTNGTKIPNGFRGRVASVAGDHTEAKAIPGGQAQTQTVFLTPGVGSLTVVDKTKLRAQLNKESYVKPIKSFKTEINGGIGKFQPDEKNVQYFTKSSTCGYFSFSCNYVNGAKDGPKICKPNPPPFPCQRTNN from the exons atgacCAAAgaatgtgttttaaaattagtgGATGatcaaacaaacattttaaattttaaaaacaattatgaccAAAATATGGAATTAACAGAAGATGAa atggTTGAAATTATTGGTGAAAATTTAAGAAACTTTTGCAaagataaaatcattattttaaataacttcgACAATAATCGTTTTAGTAGATCAAAACGTTCAACAGAAAAGAAACGATATCAAGGTCAAACCCAAACTCAATTTGTTAGTTTTGGTTCAAAAAATtctaatcaaaaaacaaaaaatggatTGGCTGAAGCTTTGTCACAACCTGATTTATCAAGGGCAACAGTCA gtGGTTTGAATGGTATGGGACAAGCTCAAAGTCAGTCAAGCTTTGGGGAATGTGATGAATGCCCTGGACAGGATTATAGAACGCATTCCACACAAGTGGACAATTCTCATCTGGTACGTTTTCCATCGCTTCGACCTACAAATTCTGTTCCTCAAAATGAAAATTCAAGACCATATAGTATATCGAATACAAATAGGCAGGCACCAGGCTTACAAAATGAAGAAAATCAAAGAGAACATTCTATCAACGGTCAATACCCAGATACATATCCAGGTTCAGGAACAAACATTAAATTACCGGGTAATCAAGATCATGGATATGGTGTTAGGCCTTTAGTCGATGGTGAATATCGAGGATCAggaacaaacaataaattaccaggaAACCAATATCAAGGATATGGTATAACTCCGTCTATCGATGGTCAATATACAAGTTCGggaacaaacaataaattaccggGTAACCAAAATCAAGGATATGGTATCAATCCGTCTATCGTCGGTCAATATCCGGGATTAggaacaaacaataatttaccgGGAAATCGAGATCATGGATATGGAAACGTACCGTATTCTTATGGTCAATATCCAGATAAAAACCAAGGTTCGGattcaaaaaatacaacagAACTGGGTAATATAGACTCGGGACGTGTATATAGTTCTGCAAACGAACAGAATCCAAATTTAGCTAATACGAATTCACCTGAATTCAAAAAAAACGTAAACAATGATGCTGTTAACCCAAACACATATTCCATTAATTCTAGTCCATTTAATCCCAGTAGCTGGGAATATGCAAATAAAATCGATAGTAGCAATCCTAATTTAGATCAGCAAATAAATCAGTCAGGCTTTCCCAATATTCCTTCAGGGTTAGGTCATGGAATATTGACTCCACATAACACACCTAATTCAGAATGGACGCGTCCTAGTTACAATCCACAAGTTCCAGTAACAACTTCAATAGGACATCAAAATAAACCAGCAAATTATCCACctatttttatacctaaccATCAACAACAAATGCCAAATGTTTTAGGTCAATTAACACCAAGTATGCCTATTTCAAGTGATGCGAACTCACAAAACGAGCAAAGGATTAAAAACGAAGCTGCTGGAACTATACACAATGGATATCCGTTGTCTTCAAATATACACGGAGGCCAAGATTATACCACACTAAATTTACCTTCGCTATGCAATTTCTTATACCAGACATGTCTTAATGCAATgtcgaataataaaaaactgaatGAATTTCAAATAACTAATGCACAAAATAACGAAAGAATTCCTAACGAGGGAAAACAAGTTGGTATTACACAGGTACCTATCACCCAACAGCAACGTTACCCTTTATACGGCGGAggaaataatcaaaatcaaatacaGCTTAGTTATGGTCTACCTCAAGATACATTAGGATCGGGCGTGCCCAATGTACAACATCCTGGATACACACCATCAGGTGTAAATTTAAATCCAATTCAAACTAGCTATGGCCAACCTCAAAGTACATTAGGCTCTGGAGGATCTGGTTATCAGCAACCTGGATACGCTTCGTCGGGtggaaatataaatcaaattcaacCTAGTTATGGCCAGTCTCAAGGTGCATTGGGAACAGGAGGTTCTGGTGTTCAGCAACCTGGATATATCCCATCAGGtggaaatataaatcaaattcaacCAAGTTATGGTCATAGTCAAGGCACATTAGGCTCTGGAGGGACTGGTTATCAGCAACCTGGATACGCTTCATCGGGTGGAAATATCAATTCAATTCAACCTAGTTATAGCCAGCCTCAGGGTACATTAGGCTCCGGAGGGTCTGGTTATCAGCAACCTGGATACGCTTCATCGGGtggaaatataaatcaatttcaaCCTAGTTTTGGCCAGCCGCATGGTACATTAGGCTCTGGAGGGACTGGTTATCAGCAACCTGGATACGCTTCATCGGGTGGAAATCTAAATCCAATTCAACCTAGTTATGGCCAACCTCAAAGTACGTTAAGCTCTGGAGGGTCTGGTTATCAGCAACCTGGATACGCTTCATCGGGtggaaatataaatcaaaatcaaattcaacCTAGTTATGGCCAGTCTCATGGTACATTAGGCTCTGGAGGGACTGGTTATCAGCAACCTGGATACGCTTCATCGGGTGGAAATCTAAATCCAATTCAACCTAGTTATGGCCAACCTCAAAGTACGTTAAGCTCTGGAGGGTCTGGTGTTCAGCAATCTGGAAATGTTCCATTAGGtggaaatataaatcaaattcaacCTCAAGGGACATTAGGCTCTGGGGGGACTGTTGTCCAGCAACCTGGATACGCTTCATTGGGtagaaatataaatcaaattcaacCTCAAGGGACATTAGGCTCCGGAGGGTCTGGTGTTCAGCAATCTGGAAATGTTCCATCTggtgtaaatataaatcaaattcaacCTAGTTATGGCCAGCCTCATGGTACTTTGTACTCTGGAGGGACTGGTGTCCAGCAACCTGGATACGCTTCATCGGGTGAAAATCTAAATCCAATTCAACCTAGTTATGGCCAACCTCATGGTACATTAGGCTCTGGAGGGTCTGGTGTTCAGCAATCTGGAAATGTTCCATCTggtgtaaatataaatcaaattcaacCTACGTATGGCCAACCTCAAGGTACGTTAGGCTCTGGAGGGTCTGGTGTTCAGCAATCTGGAAATGTTCCATCAG GtggaaatataaatcaaattcaacCTCAAGGGACATTAGGTTCCGGAGGGTCTGGTTATCAGCAACCTGGAAATGTTCCATCTggtgtaaatataaatcaaattcaacCTAGTTATGGCCAGCCTCAAGGTACATTAGGCTCTGGAGGGTCTGGTGTTCAGCAATCTGGAAATGTTCCATCAGGtggaaatataaatcaaattcaacCTCAAGGGACATTAGGTTCCGGAGGGTCTGGTTATCAGCAACCTGGAAATGTTCCATCTggtgtaaatataaatcaaattcaacCTAGTTATGGCCAGCCTCATGGTACTTTGTACTCTGGAGGGACTGGTGTCCAGCAACCTGGATACGCTTCATCGGGTGGAAATCTAAATCCAATTCAACCTAGTTATGGCCAACCTCATGGTACATTAGGCTCTGGAGGGTCTGGTGTTCAGCAATCGGGAAATGTTCCATCTggtgtaaatataaatcaaattcaacCTACGTATGGCCAACCTCAAGGTACGTTAGGCTCTGGAGGGTCTGGTGTTCAGCAATCTGGAAATATTCCATCTggtgtaaatataaatcaaattcaacCTAGTTATGGCCAACCTCAAGGTACGTTAGGCTCTGGAGGGTCTGGTGTTCAGCAATCTGGAAATGGTCCATCTggtgtaaatataaatcaaattcaacCTAGTTATGGCCAACCTCAAGGTACGTTAGGCTCTGGAGGGTCTGGTGTTCAGCAATCTGGAAATGTTCCATCTggtgtaaatataaatcaaatgcAACCTAATTATGATCAACCTCAAGATACATTAGGTTCTGGTGGGACTGGTGTCCAGCAACCTGGATATAATTTACCACCTGGAGAACCTAATCGAAATCGTCTTTCAAGTGTTCAATCACCTTTAGATGGAAAAAGAGTACCTCAAAGTTATCCTGGATCGTATGGTGATAACAGTTTTAGAGGTCCATCTCTTAAGCCAGAATCAGATATAGGAAATATTAATCCATCACTAAACCCAATAATCGGTGGTCAGTTTGGAACAGATATATCATCTGGAGGTTCTGTGACTCCTATTGACACTGAAGGAGGAGATGCACAATCAATGACTAATGTAGATGTTGATGGCCAAGAAACTAGAGCATCGGCTTCAGCTCAAGGAAAGTCCAAAACAGGTATGAGCCAGACTCAAGTATCTGGATCATATTTAGGAACAGGAACTTTTTCTGCTCAAGCTCAAACAAGTGATAGCGATAAAGGAGCTCAAAGCCAAATTGTAAGTAATACAAATGGTACAACAAGTACAGCTCAAGGAAAAGGTGGAAGGGGACAAGCACAATCCCAAGTTCTTTATAATTCAGATAATGGCATTGCCTTAGGTGAAGCACAAAGCTCAGGAATTAATTATGGAACAAACACTCAATTGCAAGCTGGTATAAAAGGGGGAGTGGCAGATGCACAATCAACTGGCCCAGGAAGTACTTCCAGCCAGGCTCAAATAGGTTTCTTACCACAAGAGTCCAACAACAGCACTAATCAAAAGTCATTATTTAAAGGTAGCGGTGCAACTTCAGCTCAAGCTGGATCATATAGTGGTCAATCGCAAAGTCAACTGTTTGGGTCATATAAGCATGGTATTTCATACAACGGTGCTGCTCAAGCAAGCAGTGgtaaaaaacttcaaaacttaccaaaattaaatatggCTGATGCCAAGTTAAAAATTGGGCAACTTGAAAGATCTAATAatgaagttaaaaatcaaactaATGCACTCCCGAACGTACAGCCTATTCCAAATGTATTAAGATCTCAAAATCAAGTGGACAATTCCAATGTTGATAACCAAAAACAGCAAAATATATCTTCAACACAGACTCCATCTATTTTACCACAAGAATCGTCTAAAAATATCGATGTTTATCCTGAATACGAAGATAATGATGAGTATGATGAAGATAGTGATGAATctgtaaatacaaaatcagtacaaacaaaaaaagaaacaatccCAAAGCAagagcaaaatattattttaaaattagatgaCAAACATGATGCCCAAATTACTCGTGATTCTGATAGTCAGCTGAAATCTGGACAAGTATTAGATGCTGGTCAAGTTATACCAGGGACTAACGGAACTAAAATACCAAATGGATTTAGAGGGAGGGTAGCTTCAGTAGCTGGAGACCATACCGAAGCTAAAGCAATTCCGGGAGGTCAAGCTCAAACTCAAACTGTATTCTTAACACCCGGAGTAGGTAGTTTAACTGTGGtagacaaaacaaaattaagagCGCAGTTAAATAAAGAATCATATGTTAAGCcaattaaaagtttcaaaactGAAATTAATGGAGGAATAGGCAAATTTCAACCAGATGAAAAGAATGTTCAGTATTTTACTAAATCATCAACTTGTGGTTACTTTTCATTTTCGTGTAACTATGTAAATGGAGCAAAAGATGGGCCTAAAATATGTAAGCCAAATCCACCACCTTTCCCATGCCAGAgaactaataattaa